A region of Pyxidicoccus parkwaysis DNA encodes the following proteins:
- a CDS encoding DUF7305 domain-containing protein: MRPHSGHVVMWLGILLTGTLLTGCTRGDLVASIHSRDAGLSDVGDDSPPTDAGTSDGGTPPDSGTPSDSGTPPGDWSTYCDGQGPPIIVGDTVSGTQVCGGRLAEQTFRQALCTCEGLALSAPMETDAFRSASGPYQPGGQGGDVSVNGAFFANDSVTVGGTLRVGGTGGIQLARTLSVGGALQNSGPLTGSAATASIAADARVRGDVALSSITVGGILTVPPEYTLGPAQAAGVRREPVDPITPCACDAASQVDVAALITHHAGDNDNAAISLDAAALESISGERTLELPCGRFFLTSITGTGRATLTIRARTALFIQDGVDLGEGLTVDVQPPGELDLFIGGRVSVAGPLLLGSTAMPSRVRVYVTRSTVLALSAGSTLAGNLYAPGAYLSTSGDADVYGSIFVRHLEAAGPLRFHYDADVLEAGAACPP, from the coding sequence ATGAGGCCGCACTCCGGACATGTCGTGATGTGGCTCGGCATCCTGTTGACCGGCACCCTGCTCACGGGCTGCACGCGCGGTGACCTCGTCGCGTCCATCCATTCACGGGACGCGGGCCTCTCGGACGTGGGCGATGATTCTCCTCCCACCGACGCGGGGACATCCGACGGCGGTACTCCTCCCGACAGCGGCACGCCCTCCGACAGTGGCACGCCTCCCGGCGACTGGAGCACGTACTGCGACGGACAAGGACCGCCCATCATCGTGGGTGACACCGTCAGCGGGACACAGGTCTGCGGTGGCCGGCTCGCGGAGCAGACCTTCCGTCAGGCCCTATGTACCTGCGAAGGGCTCGCGCTCAGTGCCCCGATGGAGACGGATGCCTTCCGAAGCGCCTCCGGCCCGTACCAGCCAGGAGGGCAGGGCGGTGACGTGAGCGTGAATGGCGCCTTCTTCGCCAATGACTCCGTCACCGTGGGTGGCACCCTGCGCGTGGGAGGCACCGGAGGCATCCAGCTCGCGCGCACGCTCTCGGTGGGCGGAGCACTCCAGAACAGTGGCCCGCTGACAGGCAGCGCGGCCACCGCCTCCATCGCAGCGGATGCCCGGGTGCGCGGCGACGTGGCGCTGTCCTCAATCACCGTCGGCGGCATCCTCACGGTTCCACCCGAATACACCCTGGGTCCCGCGCAGGCGGCCGGGGTCCGCCGCGAGCCCGTGGACCCCATCACCCCCTGCGCCTGCGATGCCGCGTCTCAAGTCGACGTCGCCGCGCTCATCACCCACCACGCCGGAGACAACGACAACGCGGCCATCAGCCTGGATGCGGCAGCGCTGGAGTCCATCTCCGGCGAGCGCACGCTGGAACTCCCCTGCGGCCGCTTCTTCCTCACGAGCATCACCGGCACGGGCCGCGCCACGCTCACCATCCGCGCCCGCACCGCGCTCTTCATCCAGGACGGCGTGGACCTCGGCGAGGGCCTCACCGTGGACGTCCAGCCTCCGGGCGAGCTGGACCTGTTCATCGGTGGCCGTGTCTCCGTGGCGGGGCCGCTCCTGCTGGGCTCCACCGCGATGCCCTCGCGCGTCCGCGTGTACGTGACGCGCTCCACCGTTCTCGCGCTCTCCGCGGGCAGCACGCTCGCGGGCAACCTCTATGCTCCCGGCGCGTATCTCAGCACCAGTGGCGACGCGGACGTCTATGGCTCCATCTTCGTGCGCCACCTCGAGGCCGCCGGTCCGCTGCGGTTCCACTACGACGCGGACGTGCTCGAAGCCGGCGCCGCGTGTCCGCCTTGA
- a CDS encoding tetratricopeptide repeat protein → MSPVREEGEALMDDLFAPLDGEAGPARRISRQKSAALVLAAMDAATHETPSRPKVRKKWPPVLLVAGAVLFTGAAAAAVWALVRAEREPESQVAHAMPEASPDASAHAPEVAPGTTVGSAQPASMHTKVTEQVSEADAYGSVPTGATEKGVGASTEVKQSDSTTPAVRKQRQGTASRPPPVMAPEDLLREANALRAGGSWKDAEALYLRVIREQPSSLAAYVARVASGSLRLEHLGNARGALRQFQEALRVQPQGVLDQEARHGIAEAWRALGDTKTEARALEEFLAHHPDSPLGTNARARLRELSSP, encoded by the coding sequence ATGAGTCCGGTGCGAGAGGAGGGGGAAGCGCTGATGGATGACCTGTTCGCGCCGCTCGATGGCGAGGCGGGTCCGGCGCGTCGCATCTCCCGGCAGAAGTCGGCGGCGCTCGTGTTGGCGGCGATGGACGCGGCGACGCATGAGACGCCTTCGCGGCCGAAGGTGCGGAAGAAGTGGCCTCCGGTGTTGCTCGTGGCGGGGGCCGTGCTGTTCACCGGTGCCGCCGCGGCGGCTGTGTGGGCGCTGGTGCGGGCCGAGCGAGAGCCGGAGTCTCAGGTGGCCCACGCGATGCCCGAGGCGTCACCGGATGCGAGTGCCCATGCGCCGGAGGTTGCCCCAGGGACGACGGTTGGCTCCGCGCAGCCCGCCTCCATGCACACGAAGGTCACCGAGCAGGTCAGTGAGGCGGACGCCTACGGCTCCGTGCCTACGGGGGCGACCGAGAAGGGCGTGGGGGCTTCGACCGAAGTCAAACAGAGCGACAGCACGACTCCCGCTGTGCGCAAGCAGCGGCAAGGGACTGCATCGCGACCGCCTCCGGTCATGGCGCCGGAAGACCTGCTGCGCGAGGCGAATGCACTGCGGGCCGGAGGCAGCTGGAAGGACGCGGAGGCACTCTACCTGCGAGTCATTCGCGAGCAGCCCTCGTCGTTGGCTGCGTACGTCGCGCGGGTCGCTTCGGGCTCGCTGCGGTTGGAACATCTCGGCAATGCACGAGGTGCGCTGCGACAGTTCCAGGAAGCGCTGCGCGTCCAGCCGCAGGGCGTGCTCGATCAGGAAGCCCGCCACGGAATCGCGGAGGCATGGCGGGCACTCGGTGACACGAAGACCGAGGCGCGAGCGCTGGAGGAGTTCCTCGCGCACCACCCCGACTCTCCGCTCGGAACCAATGCGCGAGCACGGCTGCGGGAGCTCTCCTCGCCATGA
- a CDS encoding RNA polymerase sigma factor, which translates to MRSSGSFATVAPREAEDPRIREAIQGRREATESLLMELLPRVRNLVRYLVRGDADVDDIAQEALIALMRGLPTYRSEGRFHAWADRVVVRATFASLKRSRGREARHASEEPAELVAVPSEDAQPDEYVHRRHLVTLLDKLSTEQRHALVLHHVLELSVPEIATELGIPFETVRSRLRLGRTALRSMASEGEGEG; encoded by the coding sequence ATGAGGAGCTCGGGCTCATTTGCAACGGTGGCGCCTCGTGAGGCGGAGGACCCTCGCATCCGTGAGGCCATCCAGGGACGGCGCGAGGCGACCGAGTCCCTGTTGATGGAGTTGTTGCCGCGCGTGCGCAACCTGGTTCGCTATCTGGTTCGCGGGGACGCGGATGTGGACGACATCGCACAGGAGGCGCTCATCGCGCTCATGCGCGGGCTGCCCACGTACCGGAGCGAGGGCCGGTTCCACGCGTGGGCGGACCGCGTGGTGGTGCGCGCGACCTTCGCGTCGCTGAAGCGCTCTCGGGGCCGCGAGGCGCGGCACGCCTCGGAGGAACCGGCGGAGCTGGTCGCGGTGCCGTCGGAGGATGCGCAGCCGGATGAGTACGTGCATCGGCGGCACCTGGTGACGTTGTTGGACAAGCTCTCCACGGAGCAGCGGCACGCGCTGGTGCTGCACCATGTGTTGGAGCTGAGCGTGCCGGAGATTGCGACGGAGCTCGGTATTCCATTCGAGACGGTGCGCAGTCGTCTCCGCTTGGGGCGGACGGCGCTGCGCTCGATGGCATCGGAGGGGGAGGGGGAGGGATGA
- a CDS encoding glycosyl hydrolase family 18 protein: protein MRRSTWAWGLVATALSVAGCSPEVSTPESAEESRQAAPLEAEWAVGVYYPVGTRVTYGGRIYECRQAHTSQADWTPLAVPALWLDVGATGGGTDAGTGGGTDAGTGGDVIAPTANLSASATSITAAGTLTLTATATDNVGVTKIEILQNGTVVATAGSYSRAFSDAAQNGTYIYEVRAYDAAGNVGTKSVTVVVAIGTPPPPGGKRIIGYFTAWGIYARNYQVSNVPASKLTHINYAFSNISADGKCVLGDSYADIDKAGGWPGEWDAGQLRGNFRAFKELKKTNPNLKLLISVGGWSWSTYFSQVAATAASRSAFVKSCVDLYIRGQFPGVTPANGAGVFDGIDIDWEYPVGGGLPGNTNSPADKQNYTLLMQEFRSQLNAVTSQTGKQYLLTIASGASPDLLANKQETKNLSAVLDWINVMTYDYHGAFESRVNFHSPLLRVTGDPDAATGFYSDATVAKMLELGVPASKIVLGVPFYGRGWGSVANVNNGLFQSGVPTKGTWDDGSSGLTGVFDFKDIKANYERAGSGYTKFFHPESKEAYVYNPSTRIWIAYDDTQSMGAKSDYILSKGLGGAMFWELSGDDGSLVDALYQKLH from the coding sequence ATGCGTCGCAGCACGTGGGCCTGGGGCCTCGTCGCCACCGCCCTGTCCGTTGCTGGTTGCAGTCCGGAGGTCTCCACCCCCGAGTCCGCCGAGGAGTCCCGGCAGGCCGCGCCGCTCGAAGCGGAGTGGGCCGTGGGTGTCTACTACCCGGTGGGCACGCGCGTCACCTACGGCGGCCGCATCTACGAGTGCCGGCAGGCCCATACGTCTCAAGCCGACTGGACGCCGCTCGCGGTACCCGCGCTGTGGCTCGACGTGGGAGCCACGGGAGGTGGCACCGACGCGGGCACGGGTGGCGGCACGGACGCGGGGACGGGTGGTGACGTCATCGCGCCCACGGCGAACCTCAGCGCCAGCGCCACGAGCATCACGGCGGCGGGCACACTCACACTGACGGCCACGGCCACGGACAACGTGGGCGTGACGAAGATTGAAATCCTCCAGAACGGCACCGTGGTGGCGACGGCTGGCAGCTACAGCCGCGCCTTCTCGGATGCGGCCCAGAACGGCACGTACATCTACGAGGTACGCGCCTACGACGCGGCCGGCAACGTGGGCACGAAGAGCGTCACCGTCGTCGTGGCGATTGGCACTCCGCCCCCACCGGGCGGCAAGCGCATCATCGGGTACTTCACCGCGTGGGGCATCTACGCGCGCAACTACCAGGTGTCCAACGTCCCGGCCTCGAAGCTCACGCATATCAACTACGCGTTCTCCAACATCTCCGCGGATGGGAAGTGCGTCCTCGGAGACTCGTACGCGGACATCGACAAGGCTGGCGGCTGGCCGGGTGAGTGGGATGCCGGGCAGCTGCGCGGCAACTTCCGCGCGTTCAAGGAGCTGAAGAAGACGAACCCGAACCTCAAGCTGCTCATCTCCGTGGGCGGCTGGTCCTGGTCCACGTACTTCTCGCAGGTGGCGGCCACGGCGGCGTCTCGCTCGGCGTTCGTGAAGTCGTGCGTGGACCTCTACATCCGCGGCCAGTTTCCCGGTGTCACCCCGGCGAATGGCGCGGGCGTGTTCGACGGCATCGACATCGACTGGGAGTACCCCGTGGGCGGCGGCCTGCCGGGCAACACCAACAGCCCCGCGGACAAGCAGAACTACACGCTGCTGATGCAGGAGTTCCGCAGCCAGCTCAACGCCGTCACCTCGCAGACGGGCAAGCAGTACCTGCTCACCATTGCGTCGGGTGCGTCGCCGGACCTGCTGGCGAACAAGCAGGAGACGAAGAACCTCTCCGCCGTGCTCGATTGGATCAACGTGATGACGTACGACTACCACGGCGCCTTCGAGAGCCGGGTGAACTTCCACTCGCCGCTCCTCCGCGTGACGGGAGACCCGGACGCGGCCACGGGCTTCTACAGCGATGCCACGGTGGCGAAGATGCTGGAGCTGGGCGTGCCCGCGTCGAAGATTGTCCTCGGCGTGCCGTTCTACGGGCGCGGCTGGGGCAGCGTGGCCAACGTGAACAACGGCCTGTTCCAGAGCGGCGTGCCCACCAAGGGCACGTGGGATGACGGCTCCTCGGGCCTCACGGGCGTGTTCGACTTCAAGGACATCAAGGCCAACTACGAGCGCGCCGGTTCCGGGTACACGAAGTTCTTCCACCCGGAGAGCAAGGAGGCCTACGTGTACAACCCGTCCACCCGCATCTGGATTGCATATGACGACACGCAGAGCATGGGCGCGAAGTCGGACTACATCCTGAGCAAGGGCCTGGGCGGTGCGATGTTCTGGGAATTGAGCGGCGACGACGGCTCGCTGGTCGACGCGCTCTATCAGAAGCTGCACTGA
- a CDS encoding (2Fe-2S) ferredoxin domain-containing protein: MPPPFKRHVFVCTNRRPDGHPKGCCATKGAEEVRAAFKEELDKRGLKGGMRANAAGCLDTCAFGVSVVVYPEGTWYGGVKVEDVSEIVDQHLVNGRPVERLLMPFSRKEKAEG, from the coding sequence ATGCCTCCTCCGTTCAAACGCCACGTCTTCGTCTGCACCAACCGCCGCCCGGACGGCCACCCGAAGGGGTGTTGCGCCACCAAGGGCGCGGAGGAGGTGCGTGCCGCCTTCAAGGAGGAGCTCGACAAGCGCGGGCTCAAGGGCGGCATGCGCGCCAACGCGGCCGGGTGCCTGGACACGTGCGCCTTCGGCGTCTCCGTCGTCGTCTACCCGGAGGGCACCTGGTACGGCGGCGTGAAGGTGGAGGACGTGTCTGAAATCGTCGACCAGCACCTCGTCAACGGCCGCCCCGTGGAGCGGCTGCTGATGCCGTTCTCCCGCAAGGAGAAGGCGGAAGGCTGA
- a CDS encoding vitamin B12-dependent ribonucleotide reductase, protein MDKELSSKPSVNGKERRNGRKGRAAATGLTVERFFTTPGVDPADELAWEYRSASITGEDGKAVFEQKNIEVPKSWSMLATNVVASKYFRGTPGTPERETSVRKLVARVVDTLTQWGVQGGYFASETVRETFHAELTHLLLRQKASFNSPVWFNVGVEAQPQCSACFINSVEDNMDSILTLARTEGMLFKYGSGTGSNLSSIRGSKELLAGGGTASGPVSFMKGFDAFAGVIKSGGKTRRAAKMVILNAEHPDVLEFIRCKSNEEKKAWALIEAGYDPSFNGEAYSSVFFQNSNNSVRVTDEFMKAVVSDGAWTTRAVRDGKPMDTYRARDLFREIAEAAHLCGDPGLQFDTTVNGWHTCSATARINASNPCSEYMFLDDSACNLASLNLMHFRTIDGDFDVTAFRHAVDIMLLAQEIIVGFSRYPTERIEKNSHDYRPLGLGYANLGALLMATGLPYDSPAGRNYAGAITSLMCGEAYAMSARIAGKQGAFAGYAKNADSMLGVIRKHRKAAYNVAPEGVSEELYAAQKEAWDSALALGEEHGFRNSQVTVLAPTGTIGFMMDCDTTGIEPDIALIKYKKLVGGGMLKIVNQTVPLALEKLGYPQTQAQDIISYLDKQETIEGAPHLKSEHLAVFDCAFKPARGQRSIGWMGHIQMMEACQPFLSGAISKTVNMPSSATVEDIEKAYLEAWKRGLKAIAVYRDGCKRTQPLNTSKDAVKDTKAPVAAAEPTVQPAVKPEPRAVRRRLPDERRSITHKFSIGGHEGYLTVGMYEDGTPGELFIVMAKEGSVVSGLMDSFATSVSLALQYGVPLKVLVDKLSHTRFEPSGFTGNPAIPIAKSITDYIFRWLELKFMPKQADESEDAVLAPVDVAPAQQALPAEVVSAPPPMTGLRSTWLNQADAPPCHTCGAIMVRSGACYKCGNCGATSGCS, encoded by the coding sequence ATGGACAAGGAGCTGAGCTCGAAGCCGTCGGTGAACGGGAAGGAGCGACGCAACGGGCGAAAGGGGCGCGCGGCGGCTACGGGATTGACCGTGGAGCGCTTCTTCACGACGCCGGGGGTGGACCCCGCGGACGAGCTGGCGTGGGAATACCGCAGCGCCAGCATCACCGGCGAGGACGGCAAGGCCGTCTTCGAGCAGAAGAACATCGAGGTGCCGAAGTCCTGGTCGATGCTGGCGACGAACGTCGTGGCGTCGAAGTACTTCCGCGGCACGCCGGGCACGCCGGAGCGCGAGACGAGCGTGCGCAAGCTGGTGGCGCGCGTGGTGGACACCCTCACCCAGTGGGGCGTGCAGGGCGGCTACTTCGCCTCGGAGACGGTCCGCGAGACGTTCCACGCGGAGCTGACGCACCTGCTCTTGCGGCAGAAGGCGTCGTTCAACTCGCCCGTCTGGTTCAACGTGGGCGTGGAGGCCCAGCCGCAGTGCTCCGCGTGCTTCATCAACAGCGTGGAGGACAACATGGACTCCATCCTCACGCTGGCGCGCACGGAGGGCATGCTCTTCAAGTACGGCAGCGGCACGGGCAGCAACCTGTCCTCCATCCGCGGCAGCAAGGAGCTGCTGGCCGGCGGCGGCACCGCGTCCGGCCCGGTGTCCTTCATGAAGGGCTTCGACGCCTTCGCCGGTGTCATCAAGAGCGGCGGCAAGACGCGCCGCGCGGCGAAGATGGTCATCCTCAACGCCGAGCACCCGGACGTGCTCGAGTTCATCCGCTGCAAGTCCAACGAGGAGAAGAAGGCCTGGGCGCTCATCGAGGCCGGGTATGACCCGTCCTTCAACGGCGAGGCCTACTCGTCGGTCTTCTTCCAGAACTCGAACAATTCGGTGCGCGTCACCGACGAGTTCATGAAGGCGGTGGTGAGCGACGGCGCGTGGACGACGCGCGCCGTGCGCGACGGCAAGCCCATGGACACGTACCGGGCTCGGGACTTGTTCCGTGAAATCGCCGAGGCGGCACACCTGTGCGGCGACCCGGGCCTCCAGTTCGACACCACGGTGAATGGCTGGCACACGTGCTCGGCCACGGCGCGCATCAACGCGTCCAACCCGTGCTCGGAGTACATGTTCCTGGACGACTCGGCCTGCAACCTGGCGTCCCTGAACCTGATGCACTTCCGCACCATCGACGGCGACTTCGACGTCACGGCCTTCAGGCACGCCGTGGACATCATGTTGCTGGCGCAGGAAATCATCGTCGGCTTCTCGCGCTACCCCACCGAGCGGATTGAAAAGAACAGCCACGACTACCGTCCGCTGGGCCTGGGCTACGCGAACCTGGGCGCGCTGCTGATGGCCACGGGCCTGCCGTATGACTCGCCCGCCGGCCGCAACTACGCGGGGGCCATCACGTCGCTGATGTGCGGCGAGGCCTACGCGATGAGCGCGCGCATCGCCGGGAAGCAGGGCGCGTTCGCCGGCTACGCGAAGAACGCGGACTCCATGCTGGGTGTCATCCGCAAGCACCGCAAGGCGGCGTACAACGTCGCGCCCGAGGGCGTGAGCGAGGAACTGTACGCGGCGCAGAAGGAGGCATGGGACTCGGCGCTGGCGCTCGGTGAGGAGCACGGCTTCCGCAACAGCCAGGTGACGGTGCTCGCGCCCACGGGGACCATCGGCTTCATGATGGACTGCGACACCACCGGCATCGAGCCGGACATCGCGCTCATCAAGTACAAGAAGCTGGTGGGCGGCGGCATGCTCAAGATCGTCAACCAGACGGTGCCGCTCGCGCTGGAGAAGCTGGGCTACCCGCAGACTCAGGCGCAGGACATCATCAGCTACCTGGACAAGCAGGAGACGATTGAAGGCGCTCCGCACCTCAAGAGCGAGCACCTGGCGGTGTTCGACTGCGCCTTCAAGCCCGCGCGCGGCCAGCGCAGCATCGGGTGGATGGGCCACATCCAGATGATGGAGGCGTGCCAGCCGTTCCTCTCGGGCGCCATCTCGAAGACGGTGAACATGCCGTCCAGCGCCACGGTGGAGGACATCGAGAAGGCGTACCTGGAGGCGTGGAAGCGCGGCCTGAAGGCGATTGCGGTGTACCGCGACGGGTGCAAGCGCACGCAGCCGCTCAACACGTCGAAGGACGCGGTGAAGGATACGAAGGCCCCCGTGGCCGCCGCCGAGCCCACGGTGCAGCCGGCCGTGAAGCCGGAGCCCCGCGCGGTGCGCCGCCGCCTGCCGGACGAGCGCCGGTCGATTACGCACAAGTTCTCGATTGGGGGCCACGAGGGCTACCTGACGGTGGGCATGTACGAGGACGGCACGCCGGGCGAGCTGTTCATCGTCATGGCGAAGGAAGGCTCGGTGGTGAGCGGGCTGATGGACAGCTTCGCCACCAGCGTGTCCCTGGCGCTCCAGTACGGCGTGCCGCTGAAGGTGCTGGTGGACAAGCTGAGCCACACCCGCTTCGAGCCGAGCGGCTTCACCGGCAACCCGGCCATCCCCATCGCCAAGTCGATTACGGACTACATCTTCCGGTGGCTGGAGCTGAAGTTCATGCCGAAGCAGGCGGACGAGTCCGAGGACGCGGTGCTCGCTCCGGTGGATGTGGCCCCCGCGCAGCAGGCCCTGCCCGCCGAGGTGGTGTCCGCGCCGCCGCCCATGACGGGCCTGCGCTCCACGTGGCTCAACCAGGCGGACGCGCCACCGTGCCACACGTGCGGCGCCATCATGGTGCGCAGCGGTGCCTGCTACAAATGCGGCAACTGCGGCGCGACCAGCGGGTGCAGCTGA